The proteins below are encoded in one region of Juglans microcarpa x Juglans regia isolate MS1-56 chromosome 4D, Jm3101_v1.0, whole genome shotgun sequence:
- the LOC121259889 gene encoding 60S ribosomal protein L38: MPKQIHEIKDFLLTARRKDARSVKIKRSKDVVKFKVRCSKYLYTLCVFDTEKADKLKQSLPPGLSVQDL, from the exons AAATACACGAGATCAAGGACTTCCTGCTGACTGCAAGAAGGAAGGATGCACGGTCTGTTAAGATCAAGAGAAGCAAGGATGTGGTGAAGTTTAAAGTTCGCTGCTCCAAGTACCTTTACACACTTTGTGTGTTCGACACAGAGAAGGCTGACAAGTTGAAGCAGTCCCTTCCTCCAG gtTTGAGTGTTCAGGACCTGTAA